In one window of Paraflavitalea soli DNA:
- the pssA gene encoding CDP-diacylglycerol--serine O-phosphatidyltransferase, producing the protein MKQIPNLFTLLNLLFGCCAIVFIMQNGIDHAFDGQGEYFVRLPEQLALASLFIGLSAVVDFLDGFVARLFKASSEMGKQLDSLADVVSFGVAPGLILYQFLRLAYAQQETGLETSIAWLLPAFIVPCAAAWRLAKFNIDASQQYGFKGMPTPAAGLLIASLPLIFFFGNQATVSGLLANPWVLYAIIAIVSYLMVSNIPLLALKFKDFSLKGNLPKIILLLGAVLGAVLLKWLAVPVVFILYIIVSLAFKNKTT; encoded by the coding sequence ATGAAACAAATCCCCAACCTGTTCACTTTATTAAACCTGCTCTTTGGCTGTTGCGCCATCGTATTCATTATGCAGAATGGCATTGATCATGCTTTTGATGGTCAGGGAGAATACTTTGTGCGTTTGCCGGAACAACTCGCCCTGGCGTCCTTATTTATAGGCCTCAGCGCCGTGGTTGATTTCCTGGATGGTTTTGTAGCCCGCCTGTTCAAAGCCTCTTCTGAAATGGGTAAACAACTGGATTCCCTGGCCGATGTGGTGAGCTTTGGCGTAGCGCCCGGTCTTATCTTATATCAATTCCTGCGGCTGGCCTATGCTCAGCAGGAAACAGGGCTTGAGACCAGCATTGCCTGGCTGCTGCCTGCATTTATAGTGCCCTGTGCGGCCGCCTGGCGCCTGGCCAAATTCAACATAGATGCCAGTCAGCAATACGGTTTTAAGGGCATGCCCACCCCGGCAGCCGGTTTACTCATCGCTTCCCTGCCCTTGATTTTTTTCTTTGGTAATCAGGCAACTGTTAGCGGTCTGCTCGCCAATCCCTGGGTATTATATGCAATTATTGCAATAGTTAGTTACCTGATGGTGAGCAATATTCCTTTGCTGGCCCTCAAATTCAAGGATTTTTCCCTGAAAGGCAATCTCCCGAAAATTATTTTGCTGCTGGGGGCTGTGCTGGGAGCCGTTTTATTGAAGTGGCTGGCCGTTCCTGTCGTATTTATTCTCTATATCATTGTATCTTTGGCCTTCAAAAATAAAACCACATGA
- a CDS encoding PepSY-like domain-containing protein, with amino-acid sequence MKRIIPSLLLVLSLALSNSMLAQVRSVPAAVTEAFKAKYPSASNVEWKDKLSAFVAVFDNNGGHFEARFNNKAVWQYTEEIVGESALPKGVKDGYDKSKWADWKIEKVTKIDLPGDKVQYRVLVVKSDLQKKNLVFNSEGRLLKDNSTL; translated from the coding sequence ATGAAAAGAATAATCCCTTCACTGTTATTAGTATTGTCTTTGGCGTTGAGCAATAGTATGTTAGCACAAGTGCGCAGCGTGCCTGCAGCTGTTACGGAAGCATTTAAGGCCAAATATCCCAGCGCTTCCAATGTAGAATGGAAGGATAAACTTTCTGCATTTGTAGCCGTATTTGATAACAATGGCGGTCATTTTGAGGCCCGGTTCAACAACAAAGCGGTATGGCAATATACAGAAGAGATCGTAGGAGAAAGCGCCTTACCCAAGGGAGTGAAAGACGGCTATGACAAGAGCAAATGGGCCGATTGGAAAATAGAAAAGGTAACCAAGATCGACCTGCCGGGCGATAAAGTGCAGTACCGTGTATTGGTAGTAAAAAGCGACCTGCAGAAAAAGAACCTGGTGTTCAATAGCGAAGGCCGGTTGTTGAAAGATAATAGCACCTTATAA
- a CDS encoding aminopeptidase P family protein, with protein MKYLPLDPTIFVQNRKRFAGRMDKNSIAIFNSNDELPTNGDATHTFKQNSDLFWLCGIGQEDTMVILFPDNPDPKFREVLVLVRPNELKEKWDGKRLRADEARKISGISTILWLDSLEGLLQPWIHLADNIYLNSNENDRKSNLVPVRDYRYAEAMKQRYPLHRYLRSARIMKELRAVKTPQEVVVMQQAIDITHNTFLRLLKFVRPGVMEYEIEAEIIHSFLSQRATGPAYSSIVASGDRARTLHYIENNQVCKDGELILMDFGAEYGGYCADLTRTIPVNGKFTKRQKEVYNGCLHLHDYAKSILKPGITLAIYTDKVGAEATKVFVKLGLLNRQDLKNEDKDNLAYRKYLYHGISHHLGIDVHDLGSRTEPVKAGMVFTIEPGIYIEEEQMGIRIENNVWLTKTGNKDLMARIPITVEEIEAVMKK; from the coding sequence ATGAAATACCTGCCACTTGATCCAACCATCTTTGTACAAAACCGGAAACGATTTGCAGGCCGGATGGATAAAAACAGCATTGCCATCTTCAACAGTAATGACGAATTGCCTACCAATGGCGATGCTACCCATACATTCAAACAAAACTCCGACCTCTTCTGGCTATGTGGAATAGGCCAGGAAGACACCATGGTCATCCTCTTTCCCGACAATCCCGACCCCAAATTCAGGGAAGTGCTGGTATTGGTACGGCCCAACGAGCTCAAAGAAAAATGGGACGGGAAAAGGCTCAGGGCCGACGAAGCCCGTAAGATCTCAGGTATCTCCACCATCCTCTGGCTCGACAGCCTGGAAGGACTGCTGCAGCCCTGGATACACCTGGCCGACAATATTTACCTCAATAGCAATGAGAACGACCGCAAGTCCAACCTGGTGCCGGTACGTGATTACCGCTATGCGGAAGCCATGAAACAGCGTTATCCCCTGCACCGGTACCTGCGCAGCGCCAGGATCATGAAAGAGCTGCGGGCGGTGAAAACTCCCCAGGAAGTAGTGGTGATGCAGCAGGCCATAGACATAACACACAACACTTTTTTGCGTTTATTAAAGTTTGTGCGGCCGGGTGTGATGGAATATGAAATAGAAGCGGAAATTATCCATAGTTTCCTTTCCCAAAGAGCTACCGGCCCCGCCTATAGCAGCATTGTAGCCAGCGGCGACCGCGCCCGTACCCTGCACTATATAGAAAATAACCAGGTCTGTAAGGACGGGGAATTGATCCTGATGGATTTTGGGGCTGAATATGGCGGTTATTGCGCCGATCTTACACGCACCATTCCCGTGAACGGTAAGTTCACCAAACGGCAGAAAGAGGTGTATAACGGATGCCTGCACCTGCACGATTATGCCAAAAGCATTTTGAAGCCAGGCATCACCCTGGCCATCTATACTGATAAAGTAGGCGCAGAGGCTACCAAAGTATTTGTAAAACTGGGACTGCTCAACAGGCAGGACCTGAAGAATGAAGACAAGGATAACCTTGCATACCGTAAATACCTGTACCATGGCATATCACACCACCTGGGTATTGATGTGCACGACCTGGGAAGCCGTACAGAGCCTGTAAAAGCGGGTATGGTATTTACCATCGAACCCGGCATTTACATCGAAGAAGAGCAAATGGGGATACGCATAGAAAATAATGTATGGCTTACCAAAACCGGCAACAAAGACCTGATGGCCAGGATCCCGATCACTGTAGAAGAGATAGAAGCTGTCATGAAGAAATAA
- the rsmG gene encoding 16S rRNA (guanine(527)-N(7))-methyltransferase RsmG, translating to MEKAQEKLALITKYFGDFTPAQLEQFAALEPLYTDWNSKINVISRKDMESLYEKHVLHSLSIAAAFEWAPGTEVVDLGTGGGFPGIPLAIFYPEVRFHLVDSIGKKIKVVQAVSEGLGLTNVTAQHSRIEDIKNRKFDFVVSRAVAPLQHLWQWSRPLLKKPSATQHRNPGLICLKGGDLAAEISESGCKPTVLEMYEIFREAYFKEKYLLFVPNT from the coding sequence ATGGAAAAAGCCCAAGAAAAACTGGCATTGATCACTAAGTATTTTGGTGATTTTACTCCTGCACAACTGGAACAGTTTGCTGCATTGGAACCCTTATATACAGACTGGAACAGCAAGATCAATGTAATATCCCGCAAGGATATGGAGAGCTTGTATGAGAAGCATGTATTGCATTCCCTTAGTATCGCTGCGGCCTTTGAATGGGCGCCGGGCACCGAGGTGGTGGACCTGGGTACCGGGGGCGGATTTCCCGGCATTCCCCTGGCCATCTTTTATCCCGAAGTGCGTTTTCACCTGGTGGATAGCATCGGCAAAAAGATCAAAGTAGTACAGGCGGTGAGTGAAGGATTGGGGTTGACCAATGTAACTGCCCAACATAGCCGCATAGAAGACATCAAGAACCGCAAGTTTGACTTCGTGGTATCACGGGCTGTAGCTCCTTTGCAGCATCTTTGGCAATGGTCCAGGCCTTTGTTGAAAAAGCCTTCCGCCACCCAACACCGTAATCCCGGTTTAATATGCCTGAAAGGTGGTGATCTGGCTGCTGAAATATCTGAAAGCGGTTGCAAACCAACCGTTTTAGAGATGTATGAAATATTCCGGGAAGCCTATTTCAAAGAAAAATACCTCCTCTTCGTTCCCAACACATAA
- a CDS encoding glycosyltransferase — protein MAFLSLIDWWQVLFYVFCVVALIQLLYYWIIFQRLAWYRPSEKIQSQQHPVSVIICARDEAANLARNLPGVLVQTYPTTHEVIVVNHNSQDETRYLLEEFKKTFKNLHIVNLEQEAKGIPGKKYPLSIGIKEAHHEIILLTDADCVPATENWIQKMQDAYGEGTAVVLGYGAYHKLPGLLNKLIRFETFHAALQYLSFALAGMPYMGVGRNLSYKKGLFFANKGFSSINHVLSGDDDLFINRVANKGNTGIMIDQDAITLSTPKKTFGDWWRQKNRHFTTGKFYKPTHRFLLGLYSLTHFLFYPLLILSAIFFDWRISLGIFLVRSITQAIIYHKAMNKLNEKDLFAWWWLLDVWMFIYYCIFAPALWKKPKKNWH, from the coding sequence ATGGCCTTTTTGTCATTAATTGACTGGTGGCAGGTATTGTTTTATGTGTTTTGCGTCGTAGCCCTAATTCAATTACTTTATTACTGGATCATTTTTCAACGGCTGGCCTGGTACAGGCCTTCCGAAAAGATACAATCACAGCAGCACCCTGTGAGTGTTATTATTTGCGCCCGTGATGAGGCAGCCAATCTTGCCCGCAATCTCCCGGGGGTATTGGTTCAAACCTACCCTACCACCCATGAAGTGATCGTGGTGAACCACAACAGCCAGGATGAGACCCGCTACCTGCTGGAAGAGTTCAAAAAGACGTTCAAGAACCTGCATATTGTAAACCTGGAACAGGAAGCCAAGGGCATCCCGGGTAAAAAATATCCATTGTCTATCGGTATCAAGGAAGCGCACCATGAGATCATCCTGCTTACGGATGCCGATTGTGTGCCGGCTACTGAAAACTGGATACAGAAAATGCAGGATGCGTATGGAGAAGGAACGGCGGTGGTACTGGGCTATGGCGCCTACCATAAGCTGCCCGGTCTGCTCAATAAACTCATTCGTTTTGAGACCTTTCATGCCGCTTTGCAATACCTCTCCTTTGCGCTGGCCGGCATGCCTTATATGGGCGTGGGGCGCAACCTGTCGTACAAGAAAGGTTTATTCTTTGCCAATAAGGGTTTTTCTTCCATCAACCACGTATTGAGTGGTGATGATGACCTGTTCATCAACAGGGTGGCCAATAAGGGCAATACAGGCATTATGATCGATCAGGATGCCATTACGCTGTCTACTCCCAAGAAGACCTTTGGCGATTGGTGGAGGCAGAAGAACCGCCATTTTACTACCGGAAAGTTCTATAAACCAACGCACCGTTTCCTGCTGGGTTTGTATTCTCTAACTCATTTTCTATTTTATCCCTTACTGATCCTCAGCGCCATATTCTTTGATTGGCGTATCAGTCTGGGTATATTCCTGGTACGCAGCATCACCCAGGCCATTATCTACCACAAGGCCATGAATAAGCTCAATGAAAAGGATCTTTTTGCCTGGTGGTGGCTATTGGATGTCTGGATGTTCATTTATTATTGCATCTTTGCCCCGGCATTATGGAAAAAGCCCAAGAAAAACTGGCATTGA
- the purS gene encoding phosphoribosylformylglycinamidine synthase subunit PurS yields MTYNVQVTVMPLKELLDPQGKAVMGGLQNLGLNTVQDVRIGKNITLQVEANNPEEAKKIAEEASKKLLANPVMEYFEVAVN; encoded by the coding sequence ATGACGTATAATGTTCAGGTTACTGTAATGCCGCTGAAAGAATTATTGGATCCACAAGGCAAAGCCGTGATGGGCGGATTACAAAACCTGGGATTGAATACTGTGCAGGATGTACGTATCGGTAAGAACATCACTTTGCAGGTAGAGGCCAATAATCCGGAAGAGGCTAAAAAGATCGCTGAAGAAGCATCTAAAAAACTACTGGCCAATCCCGTAATGGAATACTTTGAAGTAGCTGTTAACTAG
- a CDS encoding DUF1801 domain-containing protein has product MAKANKTTETTASVTGFLNGVADETRRKDGFRIVEIMQAQTGFEPKMWGPAIVGFGSYHYKYESGREGDAPLVGFSPRKDAFALYLSANFDKREELLLQLGKHKAAKGCVYIKKLADVKEEVLKKMILLSFKHVKKLYPSK; this is encoded by the coding sequence ATGGCAAAGGCGAATAAAACAACCGAGACGACCGCAAGCGTAACCGGCTTTCTCAATGGGGTAGCCGATGAGACCAGACGTAAGGATGGTTTCAGGATTGTGGAGATCATGCAGGCGCAAACAGGATTTGAACCTAAAATGTGGGGCCCTGCTATTGTAGGATTTGGCAGTTATCATTACAAGTATGAAAGCGGTCGCGAAGGCGATGCTCCATTGGTAGGCTTTTCTCCCCGCAAGGATGCATTTGCATTGTACCTGTCGGCCAATTTCGACAAAAGGGAAGAGCTCTTGTTGCAACTGGGAAAACACAAAGCAGCTAAAGGGTGTGTGTATATTAAGAAGCTGGCAGATGTAAAGGAAGAAGTGTTGAAGAAGATGATCCTGCTTTCGTTTAAGCACGTAAAGAAGCTGTATCCATCAAAGTAA
- the rsmI gene encoding 16S rRNA (cytidine(1402)-2'-O)-methyltransferase produces the protein MLYIVPTPIGNLQDITLRALEVLKKVDLILAEDTRTTIKLLNHYQVIRPLSPFHQHNEHLVLQHLVNQLMEGKTMALVSDAGTPGISDPGFLLVRECVKVGVKVECLPGATAFVPALVNSGLPANRFVFEGFLPQKKGRQTMFKKLAEEERTMIFYESPHRLVKTLEDMIQYFGADRLCSVSRELSKLYEENARGTLQEVCEHFKKKEVKGEIVMVVAGHES, from the coding sequence ATGCTATATATCGTTCCCACACCCATCGGCAACCTGCAGGATATAACCCTGCGTGCACTGGAAGTGTTGAAAAAGGTTGACCTGATACTGGCCGAGGACACGCGTACTACCATTAAGTTATTGAATCATTACCAGGTGATAAGGCCTTTGTCGCCTTTTCATCAGCATAATGAACACCTGGTTTTGCAGCACCTGGTCAATCAGTTGATGGAAGGAAAAACCATGGCGCTGGTATCTGATGCCGGTACGCCCGGTATTTCAGATCCCGGTTTCCTGCTGGTACGCGAATGCGTGAAAGTAGGCGTCAAGGTAGAGTGCCTGCCCGGTGCTACTGCTTTTGTACCCGCCCTCGTCAATAGCGGCCTGCCTGCCAACCGCTTCGTATTTGAAGGTTTTTTGCCCCAGAAGAAAGGACGGCAAACCATGTTCAAAAAGCTCGCCGAAGAAGAACGTACCATGATCTTTTATGAATCGCCCCACCGGCTTGTCAAAACCCTGGAAGATATGATCCAGTATTTTGGCGCCGACCGGCTTTGCAGTGTAAGCCGGGAATTGTCCAAGCTCTACGAAGAGAATGCCCGCGGCACTTTACAGGAAGTGTGCGAACATTTTAAGAAGAAAGAGGTTAAAGGAGAGATCGTAATGGTAGTGGCAGGCCATGAATCGTGA
- a CDS encoding carboxylesterase family protein, which produces MLKTSLTLLLLYVTAISLAQDNSQYEKKEFIRHSDTLRYRILYPENYNPAQKYPLILLLHGAGERGSDNEAQLVHGAGLFTDPANRQQYPAIVVFPQCPKNDFWARIDRDPNRKDSLNGLYFPSDRPIGKSLGLVSELLDSLAPLVNSKKIYVGGLSMGGMGTFELLWRKPGFFAAAFPICGGGDPAKVKEYARKFPIWVFHGDKDNTVLPSNSRLMVNALKAARARVKYTEYPGVGHNSWDNAFKEPDLLKWLLSQKR; this is translated from the coding sequence ATGCTCAAAACATCCTTAACCTTGCTGCTGCTGTATGTAACAGCCATTTCCCTGGCCCAGGACAACAGCCAGTATGAAAAGAAAGAATTTATTCGCCACAGCGATACTTTACGCTACCGGATATTGTATCCCGAAAATTACAATCCTGCCCAAAAGTACCCCCTCATCCTGCTCCTGCACGGAGCCGGCGAAAGAGGCAGCGACAATGAAGCCCAGCTGGTGCATGGGGCGGGCTTGTTTACCGATCCTGCCAACCGGCAGCAATATCCAGCCATCGTAGTATTTCCCCAATGCCCTAAAAACGATTTCTGGGCCAGGATCGACCGCGATCCCAACCGCAAGGACTCCCTCAATGGGTTGTATTTCCCTTCCGACCGGCCCATCGGCAAAAGCCTGGGGCTGGTAAGCGAGCTGCTCGATTCACTGGCTCCCCTGGTCAATAGTAAAAAGATCTACGTAGGTGGCCTTTCTATGGGTGGTATGGGCACTTTTGAACTGCTGTGGCGCAAGCCCGGCTTCTTTGCAGCCGCTTTCCCCATTTGCGGTGGCGGCGATCCTGCCAAGGTGAAGGAATATGCCCGTAAATTTCCGATATGGGTATTTCACGGAGATAAAGACAATACGGTATTACCCTCCAATTCAAGGTTGATGGTCAACGCCCTGAAGGCAGCGCGTGCCAGGGTGAAGTATACCGAATATCCCGGGGTAGGCCATAACAGCTGGGACAATGCATTCAAGGAACCAGACCTGTTGAAATGGTTATTATCACAAAAGAGATAA
- a CDS encoding M1 family metallopeptidase codes for MRKHMLLMAGLFAVTAAVAQPDRWQQRVKYAMDINMDVTTNRFTGKQKLEYTNNSPDTLSKVFYHLYWNAFQPNSMMDARSQALGQIKVNGRPDWDGRVRDRIANLKPDEIGYQKILSLKMNGVAQQYTLQETILEVTLSKPILPKSTVTFDMDFEAQVPLQVRRSGRDNPGTGVRLSMSQWYPKLCEYDYEGWHPTPYVAREFYGVWGDFDVKITIDKNYLIGGTGYLQNPNQIGHGYEAPGAKIAKPAGDKLTWHFVAPNVHDFMWAADPEYAHITRTVADGPVIHVIYNRDEAMLKKQYEALTDANKRRYENDVQKYISSYDDQWKRVADGAVTVLPFIEKKFGPYPYKQYTFIHGGDGGMEYPMGTLIVSASLGTAFHEWMHTWYQMLLGTNESEYAWMDEGFTSYAEALVTQYYQAVTKNQVTQSDVGTGPRKTVVVDSLTKSNSFIGKDNPHKDAYQGYFALVKSGLEEPLTTHADHFETNFAYSIASYSKGEIFMEQLGYIVGADVRDKILLEYYRQWRFKHPNVNDLLRVAEKVSDMKLDWYREYFVNTTKTIDYGIDSLWEEGNKTKIRVKRIGKMPMPLDILLAYKDGTKEIVNIPMYLMFGAKKQEDVAIPYSTREAWKWTHPTYVFEINHRLADLKLMEIDPSQRMADVERSNNKLEIP; via the coding sequence ATGAGAAAACACATGCTTTTAATGGCTGGCCTTTTTGCTGTAACGGCAGCAGTGGCGCAGCCCGATCGCTGGCAGCAACGGGTAAAGTATGCCATGGACATCAACATGGATGTTACGACCAACCGGTTTACCGGTAAGCAGAAATTGGAATACACCAATAATTCTCCTGACACCTTATCCAAGGTATTCTATCACCTGTATTGGAATGCGTTTCAGCCCAACAGTATGATGGATGCCCGCAGCCAGGCACTGGGCCAGATAAAAGTAAATGGCCGGCCCGATTGGGATGGCCGTGTACGCGACCGCATTGCCAACCTGAAGCCCGATGAGATCGGCTACCAGAAAATACTATCCCTCAAAATGAATGGGGTGGCCCAGCAATACACCTTGCAGGAAACCATCCTGGAAGTAACACTTAGCAAGCCCATCCTGCCCAAGTCTACTGTTACCTTCGATATGGACTTCGAAGCACAGGTGCCTTTGCAGGTACGCCGCAGCGGAAGGGATAATCCAGGTACCGGCGTTCGTTTGTCTATGAGCCAATGGTACCCCAAATTGTGCGAATATGATTATGAAGGCTGGCATCCTACCCCCTATGTAGCCAGAGAATTCTATGGCGTATGGGGCGATTTTGATGTAAAGATCACCATAGATAAAAACTACCTGATCGGTGGTACCGGCTACCTGCAAAATCCCAACCAGATAGGCCATGGGTATGAAGCACCCGGTGCTAAAATAGCTAAACCAGCGGGCGATAAACTCACCTGGCATTTTGTAGCCCCCAATGTACATGACTTTATGTGGGCTGCCGATCCTGAGTATGCACATATTACACGCACCGTGGCCGATGGTCCCGTGATCCATGTGATCTACAATAGGGATGAGGCCATGCTGAAGAAACAATACGAAGCATTAACGGACGCCAACAAACGCCGGTACGAAAATGATGTACAGAAATACATCAGCAGCTATGATGATCAATGGAAGCGTGTTGCTGATGGTGCGGTGACGGTCCTGCCTTTCATTGAAAAGAAATTCGGCCCCTATCCTTACAAGCAATACACTTTTATCCATGGTGGCGATGGTGGTATGGAATATCCCATGGGTACACTGATCGTAAGCGCCAGCCTGGGCACGGCCTTTCATGAGTGGATGCATACCTGGTATCAGATGTTGCTGGGTACCAATGAATCGGAATATGCGTGGATGGATGAAGGCTTCACCAGCTATGCAGAAGCCCTCGTTACACAATACTACCAGGCTGTTACCAAAAACCAGGTAACACAGTCTGATGTTGGTACCGGTCCCCGTAAAACGGTGGTAGTAGATTCGCTGACCAAAAGCAATAGCTTTATCGGGAAAGACAATCCGCACAAGGATGCCTACCAGGGATATTTTGCGCTTGTAAAGAGTGGTCTGGAAGAACCCCTCACTACCCATGCCGATCACTTCGAAACCAATTTTGCCTACAGCATTGCTTCTTATTCAAAAGGAGAAATATTCATGGAGCAGTTGGGATACATCGTTGGTGCAGATGTACGCGATAAGATCTTACTGGAATACTATCGCCAGTGGCGTTTCAAACATCCCAATGTAAATGACCTGCTGCGGGTGGCAGAAAAAGTGAGTGACATGAAGCTGGACTGGTACCGCGAGTATTTTGTAAATACCACCAAGACCATTGACTATGGTATTGACAGCCTGTGGGAAGAAGGTAACAAAACCAAGATCCGCGTGAAGCGCATTGGTAAGATGCCAATGCCCCTGGATATACTGTTGGCATACAAAGATGGTACGAAAGAGATTGTCAACATTCCCATGTACCTGATGTTTGGCGCCAAGAAGCAGGAAGATGTTGCCATCCCTTACTCAACCAGGGAGGCCTGGAAATGGACACATCCTACTTATGTGTTTGAAATAAACCATAGGTTGGCCGACCTGAAACTGATGGAGATCGATCCATCGCAAAGGATGGCTGATGTGGAAAGGTCCAATAACAAACTGGAGATACCATAA
- a CDS encoding response regulator, which translates to MDISICIVDDNKDIRSALEQIVLMSDGYQLLGSFGSAEEALQQIPLLKPDIALMDINLGEGESGIDCVRHLKAEYPEILFMMCTVYEDDEKIFEALTAGASGYILKKTAPHKLLEAIRELQEGGAPMSSQIARKVVTAFQHNKPLEKGTAESSALSVLSNREKEILELLAKGMLYKEIAASLFISQETVRKHVYHIYEKLHVNNRVEAINKYFGR; encoded by the coding sequence ATGGATATTAGCATTTGCATAGTTGACGACAATAAGGATATCCGTTCGGCATTGGAACAAATAGTCCTTATGTCTGACGGGTACCAGTTATTGGGAAGTTTTGGTTCTGCGGAAGAAGCCTTGCAACAGATCCCTTTGCTGAAACCTGATATAGCCTTGATGGATATAAACCTGGGGGAAGGAGAAAGTGGTATTGATTGTGTGCGGCACCTGAAAGCCGAGTACCCGGAGATCCTTTTTATGATGTGTACGGTGTATGAAGATGATGAGAAGATATTTGAAGCATTGACAGCCGGCGCCAGTGGATACATCCTGAAGAAAACAGCTCCCCATAAACTGTTGGAAGCCATCAGGGAATTACAGGAAGGAGGCGCTCCCATGAGCAGCCAGATCGCCCGTAAGGTAGTCACTGCTTTTCAACACAATAAACCTCTGGAAAAAGGAACGGCAGAATCCTCCGCACTCAGCGTACTGTCGAACCGCGAGAAAGAGATACTTGAATTATTGGCTAAAGGCATGTTGTACAAAGAGATAGCTGCCAGTCTCTTCATCAGCCAGGAAACGGTTCGCAAACACGTGTACCATATCTACGAGAAGCTGCACGTGAACAACCGGGTAGAAGCGATCAACAAATACTTTGGACGTTAA
- the tgt gene encoding tRNA guanosine(34) transglycosylase Tgt translates to MAVLQFELEVTDQVSKARAGTITTDHGQIQTPIFMPVGTAGSVKAVSQQQLKEDVQAQIILGNTYHLYLRPGLDVLEQAGGLHRFNAWDRPILTDSGGYQVFSLASSRKITEEGVLFQSHIDGSRHLFTPENVMDIQRTIGADIIMAFDECPPYPSEYAYAKKSMELTHRWLDRCFTQFNNTPDKYGYTQNLFPIIQGSTFADLRKASSEYIASKNAAGNAIGGLSVGEPDNMMYEYTELCCDLLPVHKPRYLMGVGTPWNILECIALGVDMFDCVMPTRNGRNAMLFTSKGVINIDNKKWEKDNSPLDDGIDCTVSNLYSKAYLRHLMKAKEILGLTIASVHNLAFYLWLVKEARKHIQAGDFLSWKNEQVQILQQRL, encoded by the coding sequence ATGGCTGTTTTGCAATTTGAACTCGAGGTAACCGACCAGGTGTCCAAAGCCCGTGCAGGGACCATCACCACCGATCACGGACAGATACAGACCCCTATTTTTATGCCCGTGGGTACCGCCGGCAGCGTAAAAGCAGTATCCCAGCAACAATTAAAGGAGGATGTACAGGCCCAGATCATCCTGGGCAATACCTATCATCTGTACCTGCGGCCGGGCCTCGACGTACTGGAACAGGCGGGTGGCCTGCACCGTTTTAATGCCTGGGACCGCCCAATACTCACCGATAGTGGTGGTTATCAGGTCTTTTCACTGGCTTCCAGCCGTAAGATAACAGAGGAAGGCGTACTGTTCCAATCCCATATTGATGGTTCCCGCCATCTTTTCACGCCCGAGAATGTGATGGACATTCAGCGTACCATCGGGGCCGATATCATCATGGCTTTTGATGAGTGCCCGCCATACCCCAGCGAATATGCATATGCCAAAAAGTCGATGGAGCTTACACACCGCTGGCTCGACCGTTGTTTCACCCAGTTCAACAATACACCCGATAAATATGGGTATACGCAAAACCTGTTTCCCATTATCCAGGGCAGTACGTTTGCCGACCTGCGTAAGGCTTCCAGTGAATACATCGCTTCTAAAAATGCAGCCGGTAATGCCATCGGTGGGCTCAGTGTGGGTGAACCAGACAATATGATGTATGAGTATACCGAACTGTGTTGCGACCTGCTGCCTGTTCATAAACCCCGTTACCTCATGGGCGTGGGTACGCCCTGGAATATCCTGGAATGTATAGCCCTGGGGGTGGATATGTTTGATTGCGTGATGCCTACGCGAAACGGGCGTAATGCCATGTTGTTCACTTCCAAAGGCGTCATCAACATCGACAACAAGAAATGGGAGAAAGATAATAGTCCGCTTGATGACGGTATTGATTGTACTGTGAGCAACCTGTATTCCAAAGCCTACCTGCGTCATTTAATGAAAGCCAAGGAAATACTCGGTCTTACCATTGCCAGCGTACACAACCTGGCCTTTTACCTATGGTTGGTCAAAGAAGCACGGAAACATATACAAGCTGGGGACTTCCTTAGCTGGAAGAATGAACAGGTACAAATACTTCAACAAAGACTTTGA